In Cataglyphis hispanica isolate Lineage 1 chromosome 8, ULB_Chis1_1.0, whole genome shotgun sequence, the DNA window aaaaggatTAATAATATCGCGCTTTGTAAAAATGATTAGGTATAACGTTATATCAATGAACTCGATGCCTGGTATAATCAAATCTAATCCTAAATCTTAAATTGAACTTTACGGAGAAGTGTGTATAAATAGATACATGGTAAAATTGTGTTCACGATCAGGTAGAGATGAATGATGTAGTGGCCAACTTGAAAAATGAGATTCAGGTGAAAAACGAGAAGATCTCGCAGTGCGAAATGCAGCTAATTTGCATGGAGCGGGAAGTCGGTAATCTGACTAACATGCTGAAAAGTAGTTTGAACAATTTGGACGAGTCTAAGATAGCGTATGAGGGGATTTGCGAGTACACCAAATGCGAGCACGACACTTGCTTAGATGTCCAGAGCGCGTTGTCCGCTTTAAAAGCGTTCATAGCCGAGTTGGAGGAGTGTAAACTAGAACGACGTAATCGTCTGCGGGAAATAGATAACTTAAAGGCTTATGTGGCATGTTACAGCCAAGAGTCCGTCAGCGAGATTACAAACACAGATTTTGATACCGGAAACGGATCGATCCAGCCGGCTGCAGGTATATTCCGAGGcataagttaaataataatggcgCGCATAGGAAATTCGACATCGGCAGATTAccatctaattatatattaatcgataCACGATTACGTATTAATAGATAATCTCTGTGATATGCGCGCGATgctaataaattgcaataataaattgcagaAGACTCCACGTCGAGTAATTGCGGTGATGATTTATCTAAAGAATTAGTTAACGTTCAGATTCAGTCGGATGATATTGACTCTAGTGCGACATGTTCCGAAGAGTCGGGAAAAATAGAATTGAACGAAGTAATTTCGTACGAGGAAATCGATCACGCTCTCGCCACGCATATCAAACGTTCCATCGACAAGATACACGAGATATCCACAGTTCTTCAAGGTATAACATATATAGTATCTCGTGTATTTTCTTGGTGACACGTCGATTGACAGTTAAACAAATTGTTTAAGGCGCCGGGGATTATCACGTGCAGATCGTTAAAGAGTTCGCGAAGCAGCAGCAGGAGCTGCAAAAGAAGGATCTCGAGATAacgaaattaaaacaaaaagtgGCAGAGCATATGTTGCAGAGGGGCGAAGGGGATTGCATGATTCAAGAGcagataagaaaaagaatgctGGAGAAGGAGAAAGTATTGGAAActgtaataaataagagagacTCGGAGATTGAGAGATTGCACGAAGATGTTCTCGCGTTGAAAAGCGAAAACGTTGATCTTTTCGATACAAACACTGCGCAAAACGAGGAATTAAGAGTACAGAGAGATCAGATGCGCAAGTTAAATCAACAGATAGATGATCTACAGCAGactgtcaatattttaaaggaGGAAACGAATAATATCGacaatatgagaaaaaagttAGTAcccttattatttatatcgttaaaaatatttgctcaaTTTTCCTTAAAATCGATACTTATCGGTTTGGCAGGTTGATGGAACTACAAATGGAGaataatgatttgaaaaataagcTTACACAAGCTAACGAGATTATCTGTAAGAACGCCGAAATAATAGCGGATCTAGAACTTAAGGATGAAAAGAATAGAACGGCTTTAACGCATGAAAGCAACAGATACGATGCCATGATAACGCAAAAGCAGAACGATATCGCGAAACTGCAGAACGAGAATCAATCGTTGCACGATCAGTTGAACAATGTTGTAATTGAGCTCACCCATAGCAACgaaacgattttattattgagaaGAGAGAGCGACAATATGGCCGTGATAAATGTTCTGCAAGCGAATCTATCGGACTTAGACATAGATAAGGAGAGACTACTGCTGAAAGTGGACTATCTGAAGAACGAGATAGTGAGTTGTCAAAGTTCCACGGCGGACATCGAGAATGAACTGCGAACGTTCTCGCAGAAAAATGAGACATTGAAAACGGATATagacattgtaaaaaatactaaCGATCAATTGTTATACACACACGAGGACGTGATCAAGTCCTTGAAAGATACCCTGTACACGTTTCCGGggaaaatttatgacaaaatcgTGCGCCTTCGAACGGAATTTAAAGAACACGACACGACAGAGATAGAGAATACATCTGAACATCAAAGCGaagaaattttggaaaatgaaATGGAAAAACAGCAGCCGAGAGTATATGCTGATAAGGTAAACACTAAACAATAGCATTTACTAAAtggttttgtttttttttttttttatcgctgtgactaattaatatctcgaatacaatctacaataattgacaattttcTCCAAGTCTTGTCAACAAGATGAGGAATTTTACACGAGCCAATGCACGCATGATAAAGCAGTTATGGTCGCTCAAGAAGCAGATTGTAATACTGAGAATGCTGAGCACAAGTTAAGATCTCTTGAAGGACAATATGAGAGCAAACtgcatgaaattaaaaatttgatggaTGACGTAAAGCTGAGAGATTACGAAATAAAGAATCTCGAAGAGTGTATTACCTATCTGTTGCAGGAGAAGGACGATTTAGAAGCTAAAGTTAAAGTacgtatatttcttttgtagcttttttttcttttggataatttcttgtaaatattttttaatttcgttttGACAGTCCCAGGTAGAGGAGTATCAGAATAAATTGGcgttgttgaaaaaaaaatatgacagtAGTTTGAACGCTTTTCGTAAGAGACATAACGAGAACGTCGAAAGATTACAGATGAGATTCGAAGATATTATGAAAATCGACAAAAGTCCATTTGACTCGGAGAGTTGGTTACAGGTACGCGTGTTTGCTAGAGGGAATCGATTAATATGTAACTTTTTGCGCGTCGCGGTTCGTTATCAATCATCTTTTCTAGTCGCTGAACTTGAAGGAACTGACGGAACTACATAATCGAATCAATATTTTGAGCTCACACGCAATTGAGAATACTGAACTAAACATTACACATACCGAAACGAAGGATCATTACAGACCTCGCAATAATCCCGAAGAGCATAAGTTCTATAACAAGTTCACTTTACATAAGCAGTACACGACAGAGAATAGAttgtcattaaataaaaaagcaagtaaagatgaatttataaataaaaaagcaagtaAAGATGAactcattttcaaaaatctcaacacgaaaaataatgaagagaaAATTGCTATAACAGAATTATATTCTCGCGATTTTAAACAGAAACAtaggtaaaatattttatgtataaatatatatatttatatttgtatattaattttaatagaacttATTAATAACACACACGTTTTGCAATAACAATTCAGATTTTCCGATAATGAGAAGAAACAAATGGAAAATACTGATACGAAAGCATCTAAACCTAGAATAGACAGAACCGTAAGtgcatgataattaataaattataacattacatatattattgcgTTCAACCGCATATGTGAAATAATTCGTTGCAGATTGATTggcagagagagaaatttatctaTCAATGCagcatatatcataaattgaaCAATACTCGCTGATAAAATAGTATTTCGTAATATAGAGAATTGCAAGCGCAAAACGGACATAAAGTACGAAATAATTTCATCGTCTTTATTATTACTCTATTTCGGTATCcgcgcatataaatattaattgtatattttataaaattattcaattgagaatattactttttacttacttttttcttcgtatatatgtacacatataatttttctaatgttttaCCTATGCTGTTATTCTTTGtctaattaaagttatatccATGTTACATcattcgtaaaaaatatatatttaaaaaatgaaactttgtaataaatatacattatataaaagccgaaaaaaaatttatttttttctttctctctttttaaatgcgcaaatttttactaataataatgtaggctataattaaataagaatccgtaaaaaaattttgttctaaATGAAAACCGATATATCCTGGGGAAAAAAATAGAGCGAAGGAACTTGattatacagagaatttaGTTTTGAACTTTTGCCCTAAATGCAAATTTGCGGTGCATTATATGATGCTCTATTTATGTTGCGGGCACTAACAAAATGTCTCTTTGATCATTCCAAGAACAATTTGGTATTGAAAAGAGAATACTTCTCTACGCACTGATATACGTAATGTACGGATGATCGTGTCTCGCCCGGTAGATCCAAAGACGGTAAATTGCATTCTGTTCTCACAATGCGAAGTTTATCGTCGTTCCTAATGCACGAGGCGTCGGATGCATGTGCGCCTGTTGTGATATTCCAGTATTGCGTCGGCAACCCGATTATAACTCGATTATAATCAAAGGGGCGTATTTGTAATTTCGCCTTTGCCAAGGATAGCGCGACTGTTTACGCGTCACATAATTATATGCGTTGTTTTTGCACCCGcaattatttccttttctaCATAATGCCTACAATTACGGATTGACGCGTTTggatgatgataataaatttgacaatagGCTCTCTCGGATTAAACAAGAATTTCTGACAAATATTAAGTCtccaaactttatttttataagcaattaggaattaaaaaaatcaagcaTCAGAgatgcaaataaaatcttattttccaCTTAATATTAAGttgtttataattcatatttttttttcttacataaaaaGAAGTTACTCCTTTTTTAATAGctctcaataaaatttgttaaatttaaatatcctcCCTTTATCGAACGAAAAGAATATGAGACTCTTTTaacgtattataaatattcttccaAGGCCTATAtaagtatacaaaaaaaaaaaacgtttaacTCCTGCGATCGACTACGCCGGATTAGCTGAGGTCACGGGGTTAATATGGCCCTCGTCAAGGAGtgatgcattattaattttcacagaTAAGAGACAGGCGCTCGCGATTTTTCCCTCGCAGCATCTTTTTGCTTTAACCCACGctcgcatatatatacacatacatatgcaaatacatattacttgttatattcattttctgtaattttattctatttatctatGCATTTTAAGACGTTTTGTTTTGTATGTTTCCTGCTCTGTGAAGGGTTTCTCCAGAGCTAAAATTAACACTTTCTACTATTATAGTTAGTATGTATAGCTCAGCTCTTGGTCCGACCTGGGTTAGAGGGTGTTGTCGATGCTGAAGATTCAAGGCGGCCCCACGGCAAGGGCCAGGCAGATACGCAGGCAAGCGCAGGTAgatttctctccctctctctttctctcattctccCTACCTCttttccctccctctctctttctttctctatttctctcagGGATATCCGAGAAGGCGAGGCGCACGCGAAGGGAAAAGGGTGAGTTTGTGAGCTTGCGCACTCGCAGGCCCATCCGGCGCAGCCTCCAGGATCCTTTCGCGGGGCGGTGGACGCGCGCGTGCCGCGGTATAAGCGGAGGAGCTTGTCGGTCGGTGGTCGGTCGTCCCCGCGCGTCAGGCACGTCGCAACCCCCAACGCCGTAACATCGCAGGTCGTCCGCGCGTCTTCCGACCATGAGAAGAGGAGCAGCGGGTGCCGTCACCGTCGGCCCTCACCACGGGACGTCATTTCCGCCGACATCGTCGTCTATATCAACGTCCCGGTTGTGCCTGAAATAAAATTCCCCGGCGTTTGGAAACTGTCAGTTTATCGTTGTCATCACGAGAAATTGTCATAAAAGGAAGACTAGCGGATAAAAACCGGTGACACGCGCACCGGTGTGACCTCGCGGCCgcaaggaaaataaaaagagagagaaggagaaatatatatatatatatcgatagttTGATAGagaaattgagagagagagagagagagagagaggggagagagagagagaaaaaagagagggtGATAGTTATACGACATGCGGTCTTGAGAGTAGGCACGAACAGGTGGCGAGATCACTCGCCGGAAGACTTAGCGGAAGCTGGCGGAAGAGAGGGTGGATGAGAAGGTGGAAGGAGGCAAATGACGCGTGCGACGAAATACGCACGCAGGAGTAACAGGTATTGTGAAAAAGATAGATGAGACACTTTCTTccatcttcttcttcctctcatCTTTTTCTCCCCTCGATTCTTctctattgaaatttttttggaaGTCATTGACcatttttatagaagaaaataaaaatgatctcTCTTTCTGGAAAATTCGTATCCTGAAAAATTCTCTTGTGCTTATCGTCATTTCCTTCTGTTTCATTTTTCtcgctaaataattttcttacatttcttGTCTTGGATTTTTATCGGTATTTTCGAAGAAtcgacgatttttttttttaaatattgaaggGATAATGTTGCAATCTCTTTGTTTGCAAATGCAAATAGTAGAAGAGAGCGAATTCAAATTATGCAAAGGCACGAGTTGCATTTTTCTCCTCTTATTCTCTTGCTCATTTTGAGATTAAATGATTGACAATTTCTTCCAATAATTTCGCAGCAAATACAAAagcataataattacaattttaataacaaatatcatGAAACAACAAACAgagtaattaattacaaaatgcaaatatttttaaaacaatgcaTCTGTGTGgcgagtttaaaaaaaaattgatcgtaTCGTTAGGCGTATGGGAAAATTCCCAGAGCTATGCGTAGCTCACgagctttaaataaaaaattatagtataacacagtataatatttcataaatatttctttaatagattaaaaatttttttctatcttaatcattttaacgatacaaatgtatttaaaccgaaaaaaatttacaagttttaattaatattaattaatattaactttttggTTATtgggaatattttattcatattataaattatacaatatatacaataaattatacaataaattatacataaaaaacgataatgcaatatattttttgtgtttcGACGCATTTCACACGAgccaatcttttttttgtcaaaaaccacaaattaattttactttagtttaatataatataattgataagttAATACgagaataaagattaatatttgatatttagaGACGTACAGAAAGCATCAAAGTTGCATTCGCAATCAGTTTGATCGAGAGCAATCGGAACGGAAGATGGCTATTAGATTCGCGCTTtcattaaagttaaaactcgagaatatcgattttaatcataaatagatTAACATCTTATTTCCGCGAGATTAGCGTGTGCTATCGCTTCAATTTCCTATACCTTTAACAGCGTTCGCGTTCTTTTTCGCGAACTGGAAACGACGtacaaaacaaataataatgtgaagaaaaagataaagtaaaaatcgATATCAACAGATATCGAAAGTCAGCGACGTcaagatttcaaaataatgcGAACGCAGTTAGAAAATCAGTTCTGATCTTGCATATTGTTTCAATTCAATTATCGTGATATGAAATTATTGCACCGATGCGTGCGCTagcatattta includes these proteins:
- the LOC126851470 gene encoding uncharacterized protein LOC126851470, translating into MRKKLMELQMENNDLKNKLTQANEIICKNAEIIADLELKDEKNRTALTHESNRYDAMITQKQNDIAKLQNENQSLHDQLNNVVIELTHSNETILLLRRESDNMAVINVLQANLSDLDIDKERLLLKVDYLKNEIVSCQSSTADIENELRTFSQKNETLKTDIDIVKNTNDQLLYTHEDVIKSLKDTLYTFPGKIYDKIVRLRTEFKEHDTTEIENTSEHQSEEILENEMEKQQPRVYADKSCQQDEEFYTSQCTHDKAVMVAQEADCNTENAEHKLRSLEGQYESKLHEIKNLMDDVKLRDYEIKNLEECITYLLQEKDDLEAKVKSQVEEYQNKLALLKKKYDSSLNAFRKRHNENVERLQMRFEDIMKIDKSPFDSESWLQSLNLKELTELHNRINILSSHAIENTELNITHTETKDHYRPRNNPEEHKFYNKFTLHKQYTTENRLSLNKKASKDEFINKKASKDELIFKNLNTKNNEEKIAITELYSRDFKQKHRFSDNEKKQMENTDTKASKPRIDRTIDWQREKFIYQCSIYHKLNNTR